A stretch of the Thermodesulfobacteriota bacterium genome encodes the following:
- the mrdA gene encoding penicillin-binding protein 2 yields the protein MIPGMLPAPLPLRRRFLWCVVAVLAVFGVLGLRLLYLQVLEGSRYRYLSENNRIRLERVLAPRGMILDRNGEILAEVRATFDALVIPAEMPRGERGRVYAHLAETLQMDPELIALVVEGPGPARWKPRILDRRLSRPEMARLEVHRLELPGVVVQATPVRFYPFADLLGSVLGYVGEISGDELRQPAYAEYEAGDAIGRTGLEWAWEGELRGEAGGQQVEVDVRGRKLQVLAERPARPGRNVVLTIDRRLQQAAAEALGPAAGAVAVVSVRSGDVLALVSRPSFDPNVLARGVTAEEWAALSADPLHPLQNRAMQGLYPPASTFKVVTALAGLAEGVVTPLTRVFCSGAYTFAGRPYRCWKKTGHGSVNLREALIQSCDVYFYQLGIDLGIDAIHRHSLALGLGKPTGLDMQGEKAGLVPSKEWKRRARGEPWYTGETLSVAIGQGYLLSTPLQIASLMAGVAHPDGVRMRSRIVSGTEDSQGRPILEAGRREAGRLEYRRAHLDLVRDALRGVVTSERGTGRRSEVTDFPVAGKTGTAQVVKLPAEAGLPQDLIPREHRDHAWFACYAPAHDPEIAVAVLVEHAGEGGGAVAAPVARKVVEAYRDLGSQRHAGAKAPGQEPRL from the coding sequence ATGATCCCCGGAATGCTGCCGGCCCCGCTTCCCCTGCGCCGGCGTTTCCTGTGGTGCGTGGTCGCGGTGCTCGCGGTCTTCGGGGTCCTGGGCCTGCGGCTCCTGTACCTGCAAGTGCTCGAAGGGTCGCGGTACCGTTACCTGAGCGAGAACAACCGGATCCGGCTCGAGCGCGTGCTGGCGCCCCGGGGGATGATCCTCGACCGCAATGGAGAGATCCTGGCCGAGGTGCGGGCGACGTTCGACGCGCTGGTCATTCCCGCGGAGATGCCCCGGGGAGAGCGAGGGCGGGTGTACGCGCACCTGGCGGAAACCCTCCAGATGGATCCGGAGTTGATCGCCCTCGTCGTGGAAGGCCCGGGGCCGGCGCGCTGGAAGCCCCGCATTCTCGATCGGCGCCTCTCCCGGCCGGAGATGGCGCGGCTCGAGGTACACCGCCTGGAGCTTCCCGGGGTCGTGGTCCAGGCCACCCCCGTGCGGTTCTACCCCTTTGCTGATCTCCTGGGCTCGGTGCTGGGGTACGTGGGAGAGATTTCCGGGGACGAGCTGCGCCAGCCGGCCTACGCCGAGTACGAGGCGGGCGACGCCATCGGCCGTACGGGGCTGGAGTGGGCCTGGGAGGGGGAACTGCGGGGCGAGGCCGGCGGGCAGCAGGTGGAAGTGGACGTGCGGGGCCGAAAGCTCCAGGTGCTCGCCGAGCGCCCGGCCCGGCCCGGCCGCAACGTGGTCCTCACCATCGACCGGCGCTTGCAGCAAGCCGCCGCGGAGGCCCTGGGGCCGGCGGCGGGGGCGGTCGCCGTGGTCTCGGTGCGCTCGGGCGACGTGCTCGCCCTGGTATCGCGGCCATCCTTCGATCCCAACGTACTCGCCAGGGGGGTCACGGCCGAGGAGTGGGCCGCCCTCTCGGCCGACCCGCTCCATCCCTTGCAGAACCGGGCCATGCAGGGCCTCTACCCGCCGGCGAGCACCTTCAAGGTCGTCACGGCCCTGGCCGGCCTGGCCGAGGGGGTCGTTACGCCGCTCACCCGCGTGTTCTGCTCGGGAGCCTACACCTTCGCGGGCCGACCGTACCGGTGCTGGAAGAAGACGGGTCACGGCTCCGTGAACCTGCGCGAGGCCCTGATCCAGTCGTGCGACGTGTACTTCTACCAGCTCGGCATCGACCTGGGGATCGATGCCATCCACCGCCACTCACTGGCGCTCGGACTCGGAAAGCCTACGGGGCTCGACATGCAGGGGGAGAAGGCGGGGCTGGTTCCCTCGAAGGAGTGGAAGCGCAGGGCCCGGGGAGAACCCTGGTACACCGGCGAGACCCTCTCGGTGGCCATCGGGCAGGGATACCTGCTCTCCACGCCCCTGCAAATCGCCTCGCTGATGGCGGGCGTCGCACACCCCGACGGGGTGCGGATGCGCTCGCGTATCGTCTCCGGCACCGAGGACTCCCAGGGCCGGCCCATCCTGGAAGCGGGCCGCCGGGAGGCCGGCCGCCTGGAGTATCGGCGGGCGCACCTCGACCTGGTGCGCGACGCCCTGCGCGGGGTGGTGACGAGCGAGCGGGGCACCGGGCGCCGTTCCGAGGTGACGGACTTTCCTGTGGCCGGAAAGACCGGCACCGCCCAGGTGGTGAAGCTCCCGGCGGAGGCCGGGCTGCCCCAGGATCTCATCCCCCGGGAGCACCGGGACCACGCCTGGTTCGCCTGCTACGCGCCGGCCCACGACCCGGAAATCGCGGTCGCGGTGCTCGTGGAACACGCAGGAGAGGGCGGGGGCGCGGTGGCGGCGCCGGTGGCGCGCAAGGTGGTGGAAGCCTACCGCGACCTGGGCAGTCAGCGCCATGCCGGCGCAAAGGCGCCGGGGCAGGAACCGCGCCTGTGA
- the rodA gene encoding rod shape-determining protein RodA, whose translation MSRRAWLGQIDYGLVGLVLLLSGLGLVVLWSASHGPDGEVAGHAARQLRWMAVGLAAMLVALALDYRHLDNWAVALYLVHLVLLAAVLLAGKTSMGAQRWLQLGGLRFQPSEFMKIAMAIMAAHVLSREAAPPPYGVRQIWKPALAALVPAAMILLQPDLGTAVLVAGVGGAAILFQGLRRRLLAVLGAGVVALAPLGWSMLHDYQRQRILTFLNPERDPLGAGYHIIQSKIAVGSGQVLGKGFLQGTQVRLQFLPERHTDFIFSVLGEEWGLAGCGLVLLLYALLILWGIDIAAKAKDPFGRLLAVGVTSILFFHVGVNVGMVSGLLPVVGVPLPLFSYGGSSVLTTYVIVGILLSIRARRFSRGL comes from the coding sequence GTGAGCCGCCGCGCCTGGCTGGGGCAGATCGACTACGGGCTCGTGGGGCTGGTGCTCCTGCTCTCGGGCCTGGGGCTGGTGGTGCTGTGGAGCGCGAGCCACGGTCCCGACGGCGAAGTGGCCGGGCACGCCGCCCGCCAGCTGCGGTGGATGGCCGTGGGTCTCGCCGCCATGCTCGTGGCCCTGGCGCTGGACTACCGCCACCTCGACAACTGGGCCGTTGCCCTGTACCTGGTGCACCTGGTGCTTCTGGCCGCCGTTCTTCTGGCGGGGAAGACCAGCATGGGGGCGCAGCGGTGGCTCCAGCTGGGGGGGCTGCGGTTCCAGCCCTCGGAGTTCATGAAGATCGCCATGGCGATCATGGCTGCCCACGTTCTCTCGCGGGAGGCCGCCCCGCCTCCCTATGGCGTGCGCCAGATCTGGAAGCCCGCCCTGGCAGCGCTGGTGCCCGCGGCGATGATCCTCCTCCAGCCCGACCTGGGGACCGCCGTGCTCGTGGCCGGCGTCGGGGGGGCGGCCATCCTGTTTCAGGGCTTGCGACGGCGACTGCTGGCGGTGCTCGGGGCCGGCGTTGTGGCCCTCGCGCCCCTGGGCTGGAGCATGCTCCACGACTACCAGCGCCAGCGCATCCTCACGTTTCTCAACCCGGAGAGGGACCCCCTGGGGGCCGGCTACCACATCATCCAGTCCAAGATCGCCGTCGGCTCGGGGCAGGTGCTGGGAAAGGGATTCCTCCAGGGCACGCAGGTGCGCCTCCAGTTCCTCCCCGAGCGGCACACCGACTTCATCTTCTCCGTTCTGGGCGAAGAGTGGGGTCTCGCGGGCTGCGGCCTGGTGCTCTTGCTCTACGCCCTGCTGATCCTATGGGGGATCGACATCGCCGCCAAGGCCAAGGACCCCTTCGGCCGTCTCCTGGCCGTGGGAGTCACGAGCATCCTCTTCTTCCACGTGGGGGTGAACGTGGGGATGGTGAGCGGCCTGCTGCCGGTGGTGGGCGTGCCCCTGCCGCTGTTCTCCTACGGCGGCTCCTCGGTGCTCACCACCTATGTCATCGTGGGCATCCTCCTGAGCATCCGGGCACGCCGGTTCTCCCGGGGCCTTTAG
- the mreC gene encoding rod shape-determining protein MreC, translating into MLGFLLRYRGAIIGVGLTLVALGVLSSGREDPGLVGRSVGLLGAPVQFAVRGIADGLGSAVDRYVFLVNTAREAERLRQEVAELKRELLTVEEVAQENERLKTLLAFKEATPLRQIPARVVGRSATAWVQTVVLDRGASDGVGPDSPVVTPAGVVGRVYEVGARASRVLLLTDANSAVDAIVQRTRAQVLVEGSHGSTCRVLHVAREDEAAPGDRVVTSGLDGVFPKGLLLGEVSRVEVRPGQVFHPTVLVPSADFSRLEEVFVILGEGAGGP; encoded by the coding sequence ATGCTCGGTTTCCTGCTGCGGTACCGCGGGGCGATCATCGGTGTGGGGCTCACGCTCGTGGCCCTGGGGGTGCTCTCGTCCGGCAGGGAGGACCCGGGGCTCGTGGGGCGGTCGGTGGGCCTGCTGGGCGCGCCCGTCCAGTTTGCGGTGCGGGGGATTGCCGACGGGCTCGGCTCGGCGGTGGACCGGTACGTCTTCCTCGTCAATACGGCCCGAGAGGCCGAACGCCTGCGCCAGGAGGTGGCGGAGCTCAAACGCGAGCTCCTCACCGTGGAGGAGGTGGCGCAGGAAAACGAGCGGCTCAAGACCCTGCTTGCGTTCAAGGAAGCCACCCCGCTTCGCCAGATCCCCGCACGGGTCGTGGGCCGCAGCGCCACGGCGTGGGTGCAGACGGTGGTGCTCGACCGGGGAGCGTCCGACGGGGTGGGCCCGGACTCCCCCGTCGTGACCCCCGCGGGAGTGGTGGGCCGGGTGTACGAGGTGGGCGCCCGGGCGAGCCGCGTGTTGCTCCTCACCGACGCAAACTCCGCGGTGGATGCGATCGTGCAGCGTACCCGGGCCCAGGTTCTGGTGGAGGGCAGCCACGGGTCCACGTGCCGGGTGCTCCACGTGGCCCGGGAAGACGAGGCGGCCCCCGGCGACCGAGTGGTCACCTCGGGGCTGGATGGGGTCTTTCCCAAGGGACTCCTCCTGGGGGAGGTCTCCCGGGTCGAGGTGCGGCCGGGCCAGGTCTTCCACCCCACCGTGCTCGTGCCGAGCGCGGATTTCTCCCGCCTGGAGGAGGTCTTCGTGATCCTCGGGGAAGGAGCGGGCGGCCCGTGA
- a CDS encoding DUF2892 domain-containing protein: MTVNDSLRLAAGFFVLLSLALGYLHSAYWHLFTAFVGLNLFQSAFTKWCPLMSVLRVAGVPDPDRAARCARAG, translated from the coding sequence ATGACCGTGAACGATTCCCTTCGGCTCGCCGCCGGCTTCTTCGTCCTCCTCTCCCTGGCCCTCGGCTACCTCCACAGCGCCTACTGGCACCTCTTCACCGCCTTCGTGGGCTTGAACCTCTTCCAGTCGGCATTTACGAAGTGGTGCCCCCTCATGAGCGTGCTGCGCGTGGCCGGGGTGCCCGACCCCGACCGCGCGGCGCGGTGTGCCAGGGCGGGCTGA
- a CDS encoding diguanylate cyclase — MGRLRLTIAGKLLLGYLPLLLLAGLGASYTLLTLARLNQITGSIVEVDVPLVEAADQLVDHLLAQDSYGRRYLLLRDPALEEVFRQRSQEFRAGLGRVLEIRGADDSWAPRIGALHADYESLFDQAFALPGEPTPEASRVLRAKQGEILDSLRAESAALRRVRNQKTLRTSELGRQAFQATVILGLLGVALAGTAALVLSRSITGALRRLKAATAEIAEGRFDRAPELDTADELGDLARAFSAMSVRLQRMEQMCLDASPLTRLPGGEAIEEEVRRRAEAGAPLAFCLLDLDNFKAYSDKYGYARGSEVIKTLARTLEHVVEEEGRPEDFVGHIGGDDFVLLTAADRFRPLCDEVIRRFDGAVPAFYSEEDRTRGVIQGVDRQGAPATFPLLSLSIAAVTEPSLVHSDPIRIGEAAARLKERAKAAAGSVCVSDRDGATWPAPQGRTG, encoded by the coding sequence ATGGGAAGGCTGCGTCTGACCATCGCGGGCAAGCTCTTGTTGGGGTATCTTCCCCTGCTGCTCCTGGCGGGTCTGGGCGCTTCCTACACGCTGCTCACGCTCGCCCGTCTCAATCAGATCACGGGCAGCATCGTCGAGGTGGACGTGCCGCTGGTGGAGGCGGCCGACCAGCTGGTCGACCACCTCCTGGCCCAGGATTCCTACGGGCGGCGCTATCTGCTGCTCCGGGACCCCGCCCTGGAAGAGGTCTTTCGCCAGCGCAGCCAGGAGTTTCGCGCAGGCCTCGGGAGGGTGCTCGAAATCCGGGGGGCCGACGATTCCTGGGCTCCCCGGATCGGCGCCCTGCACGCCGACTACGAGAGCTTGTTCGACCAGGCGTTCGCCCTTCCGGGGGAGCCCACCCCGGAGGCCAGCCGGGTTCTGCGGGCCAAGCAGGGCGAGATCCTGGATTCCCTGCGGGCCGAGTCGGCCGCGCTGCGCCGGGTGCGCAATCAGAAGACGCTGCGCACCTCCGAGCTCGGCCGGCAGGCGTTTCAGGCGACGGTCATTCTGGGGCTCCTGGGGGTGGCCCTTGCGGGGACCGCGGCGCTGGTCCTTTCCCGGAGCATTACCGGTGCGCTGCGCAGGCTCAAGGCAGCCACGGCGGAGATCGCGGAGGGCCGGTTCGACCGGGCGCCGGAGCTCGATACGGCCGACGAGCTGGGGGACCTGGCGCGGGCCTTCTCCGCCATGTCCGTTCGGCTCCAGCGCATGGAGCAGATGTGCCTGGATGCGAGCCCGCTTACCCGGCTTCCCGGGGGCGAGGCCATCGAGGAAGAGGTGCGGCGCCGGGCCGAGGCGGGAGCGCCCCTGGCCTTCTGCCTGCTGGATCTGGACAACTTCAAGGCCTACAGCGACAAGTACGGCTACGCGCGGGGCAGCGAGGTCATCAAGACGCTGGCGCGCACCCTGGAGCACGTCGTGGAAGAAGAGGGGCGTCCGGAGGACTTCGTGGGCCACATCGGGGGGGACGACTTCGTCCTCCTGACGGCGGCGGACCGTTTCCGGCCCCTGTGCGACGAGGTGATCCGGCGCTTCGATGGGGCGGTGCCGGCCTTCTACAGCGAGGAGGACCGGACGCGTGGGGTCATCCAAGGCGTGGACCGCCAGGGAGCGCCCGCCACCTTCCCCCTCCTGTCCCTGTCCATCGCAGCCGTTACCGAGCCCTCCCTGGTGCACAGCGATCCGATCCGGATCGGTGAGGCGGCGGCCCGGCTCAAGGAACGGGCGAAGGCGGCGGCGGGGAGCGTGTGCGTGAGCGACCGGGACGGGGCGACGTGGCCGGCGCCCCAGGGGAGGACGGGGTGA
- a CDS encoding rod shape-determining protein: MLDAILGFFSTDLAIDLGTANTLVYVKGKGIVASEPSVVAVRKDAQGGGRILAVGKEAQRMLGRTPGSIVATRPIKEGVIADFDICEAMLRYFIQKVHNRRKLVRPRVIVGVPSGITQVEKRAVRESAESAGAREVYLIEEPMAAAIGAGLPVTEPSGNMIVDIGGGTTEVAVISLAGIVYSQSVRVAGDKLDEAIVQYVKRKYNLLIGERTAEEVKITVGNAYPDPEEKNPTMDVKGRDLVAGIPKTVTVNSAEIRESLREPINAIIQAVRIALEKTPPELAADIVDKGIVLAGGGALLRNLDVLLREETGLPVMVADDPLSCVALGAGMALDEISLLREVCS; the protein is encoded by the coding sequence ATGCTGGATGCCATCCTGGGTTTCTTCTCCACCGACCTCGCCATCGACCTGGGAACGGCCAACACCCTCGTCTACGTAAAGGGCAAGGGCATCGTCGCGAGCGAGCCCTCCGTGGTGGCCGTGCGCAAGGACGCCCAGGGGGGCGGCCGGATCCTCGCGGTGGGCAAGGAGGCCCAGCGCATGCTCGGTCGTACGCCGGGGTCCATCGTGGCCACGCGCCCCATCAAGGAAGGCGTGATCGCCGACTTCGACATCTGTGAGGCGATGCTGCGCTACTTCATCCAGAAGGTGCACAATCGGCGAAAGCTCGTGCGGCCCCGGGTGATCGTGGGCGTTCCCTCGGGCATTACCCAGGTGGAGAAGCGCGCGGTGCGCGAGTCGGCCGAGTCGGCGGGCGCCCGGGAGGTGTACCTGATCGAGGAGCCCATGGCCGCGGCCATCGGAGCGGGACTCCCGGTAACCGAGCCCTCCGGCAACATGATCGTCGACATCGGGGGCGGAACCACCGAGGTCGCGGTGATCAGCCTGGCGGGCATCGTCTACAGCCAGTCGGTGCGGGTGGCGGGAGACAAGCTCGACGAGGCCATCGTGCAGTACGTCAAGCGAAAGTACAATCTCCTCATCGGCGAGCGCACCGCCGAAGAGGTGAAGATCACCGTGGGCAACGCCTACCCCGACCCGGAAGAGAAGAACCCCACCATGGATGTGAAGGGAAGGGATCTGGTGGCGGGCATTCCCAAGACGGTGACCGTGAACAGCGCGGAAATTCGCGAGAGCCTGCGAGAGCCCATCAACGCCATCATCCAGGCCGTGCGCATCGCCCTGGAGAAGACGCCTCCCGAGCTCGCGGCCGATATCGTCGACAAGGGGATCGTGCTGGCGGGGGGAGGTGCCCTGCTGCGCAATCTGGATGTGTTGCTGCGGGAAGAGACCGGCCTGCCGGTCATGGTGGCCGACGATCCCCTCTCGTGTGTGGCACTGGGAGCCGGCATGGCCCTGGACGAGATCAGCCTGCTCCGAGAGGTCTGTTCCTGA
- a CDS encoding THUMP domain-containing protein, with protein MTPTRPQRHAFFAACSPGLEAVLLTETRGLRLARAEAQVGGVRFEGEEWEGWRAALHLRTAVRIYRELARFAAPTPEALYRGTRAVAWDTVLEPEQTFAVDAKVSGPVHRHSGFAALKVKDAVADWFRERFGVRPSVDAETPDASLLVRLVDDRCTLSLDVAGRALHRRGYRVQTTPAPLGECLAAGAVLLSGWDRRSPFLDPLCGSGTLLIEAGLLASGVAPGLLGGAFAFERSLGFDRGRWEELREAARRAVQPPRRLVLRGSDLDPDAVAAARANAAAAGLGDAVAVEQADVRDFAPTPGWGATVVTNPPYGVRLEEEEALLPLYQDMGRVFKNRCRGFHVHLFMASARLAKSFALKPARYWPLLHGGLPCRLARFEIR; from the coding sequence GTGACCCCGACCCGACCCCAGCGACACGCCTTTTTCGCCGCCTGCTCCCCGGGCCTCGAAGCCGTGCTCCTGACCGAAACGCGAGGGCTTCGCCTGGCGCGGGCGGAAGCCCAGGTCGGAGGGGTGCGCTTCGAGGGAGAGGAGTGGGAAGGTTGGCGGGCAGCCCTGCACCTGCGTACGGCCGTGCGCATCTACCGGGAGCTCGCGCGGTTTGCGGCTCCCACCCCCGAGGCCCTGTACCGGGGCACCCGGGCGGTTGCGTGGGACACCGTGCTGGAGCCGGAGCAGACCTTCGCCGTGGACGCCAAGGTCTCGGGTCCGGTGCACCGGCACTCGGGGTTCGCCGCCCTCAAGGTCAAGGATGCCGTGGCAGACTGGTTTCGCGAGCGCTTCGGCGTGCGCCCCTCGGTGGACGCCGAGACCCCCGACGCAAGCCTCCTGGTCCGCCTGGTGGACGACCGCTGCACCCTCTCCCTGGACGTGGCGGGCCGCGCCCTGCATCGGCGGGGCTACCGGGTCCAGACGACCCCCGCCCCCCTGGGCGAGTGCCTGGCGGCGGGCGCGGTGCTCCTGAGCGGCTGGGACCGCAGGAGCCCCTTTCTCGACCCCCTGTGCGGCTCGGGGACCCTCCTCATCGAAGCGGGGCTCCTGGCCTCCGGGGTCGCCCCGGGCCTCCTGGGGGGCGCCTTCGCCTTCGAGCGTTCCCTTGGCTTCGACCGGGGCCGCTGGGAAGAGCTCCGCGAGGCCGCCCGGCGGGCGGTGCAGCCCCCTCGCCGCCTCGTCCTGCGCGGGAGCGACCTCGATCCCGACGCCGTGGCCGCCGCCCGAGCCAACGCAGCGGCGGCGGGCCTGGGCGACGCGGTAGCGGTCGAGCAGGCCGACGTGCGCGACTTCGCCCCCACCCCGGGCTGGGGAGCCACGGTGGTGACGAATCCCCCCTACGGCGTGCGCCTGGAAGAGGAGGAGGCGCTCCTTCCCCTGTACCAAGACATGGGCCGGGTCTTCAAGAATCGCTGTCGTGGATTTCACGTCCATCTGTTCATGGCCAGTGCCCGGCTGGCCAAGTCTTTCGCGCTAAAGCCTGCCCGGTACTGGCCCCTCCTCCACGGCGGCCTCCCCTGCCGCCTCGCCCGGTTCGAGATCCGGTGA
- a CDS encoding AAA family ATPase produces the protein MEIREELSILIRSRQPLISLVTGEEERARDLVRELAQELGNRELFFWNAVTGFRKVGAGGNPLEEGRMDPLTALQRLEAYRGEALFVLEDFHPFFEEPVVVRMLRNLLYSLRSARKTAVLIGHNFKLPAEFREDVPQVFLPLPGYEALRDLLHGVCEGRDVKVDLTPEQEEKLVKSALGLTENQARGVFVKSILKHKVLNQSAIGLVLSEKQKIIKKDEVLEFFPAREKISDIGGLDNLKEWLKKRDKAFSSRAKEYGLPNPKGILIIGVQGTGKSLTAKATSALWRLPLLRMDMGKVFGSLVGESEERIRKALLLAETISPCILWIDEIEKGFASVAGSGDSGTSARVFGTFLTWMQEKEDPVFVIATGNDIANLPPELMRKGRFDEIFFVDLPNYDERLEIFRVHLARVRPVIRNYDISLLAGETEGFSGAEIEQAIINAMYNAFDDGEREFTTEDIRKGAREVIPIAKLMSERIEKLRDWAAERTRRANKDVH, from the coding sequence ATGGAAATTCGCGAAGAGTTGAGCATCCTCATCCGGTCGCGCCAGCCGCTCATCTCCCTCGTGACCGGCGAGGAGGAGCGCGCCCGGGACCTGGTGCGGGAGCTGGCCCAGGAGCTGGGCAACCGGGAGCTCTTCTTTTGGAACGCGGTCACCGGCTTCCGCAAGGTGGGAGCGGGGGGAAACCCCCTGGAAGAGGGGCGCATGGACCCCCTCACGGCCCTCCAGCGGCTCGAAGCCTACCGCGGAGAGGCGCTCTTCGTGCTGGAGGACTTCCACCCCTTCTTCGAAGAGCCGGTGGTGGTGCGGATGCTTCGCAACCTCCTTTACTCCCTGCGCTCGGCCCGGAAGACCGCCGTCCTCATCGGCCACAACTTCAAGCTCCCTGCCGAGTTCCGGGAGGACGTGCCCCAGGTGTTCCTGCCCCTGCCCGGTTACGAGGCCCTGCGCGACCTGCTCCATGGCGTGTGCGAGGGCCGCGACGTGAAGGTGGATTTGACCCCCGAGCAGGAGGAGAAGCTCGTCAAGTCGGCGCTGGGGCTCACCGAAAACCAGGCCCGGGGGGTGTTCGTCAAGTCGATCCTCAAGCACAAGGTGCTCAACCAGTCGGCCATCGGCCTGGTGCTGTCGGAGAAGCAGAAGATCATCAAGAAGGACGAGGTCCTCGAGTTCTTCCCCGCCCGGGAGAAGATCTCCGACATCGGGGGCCTCGACAATCTGAAGGAGTGGCTCAAGAAGCGGGACAAGGCCTTCAGCAGCCGGGCCAAGGAGTATGGCCTTCCCAACCCCAAGGGCATCCTCATCATCGGGGTACAGGGCACGGGCAAGAGCCTCACGGCCAAGGCCACCTCGGCCCTGTGGCGTCTGCCGCTCCTGCGGATGGACATGGGCAAGGTCTTCGGCAGCCTCGTGGGCGAGTCGGAGGAGCGCATTCGCAAGGCGCTGCTCCTGGCCGAGACCATCAGCCCCTGCATCCTGTGGATCGACGAGATCGAGAAGGGGTTTGCCAGCGTGGCGGGCAGCGGCGACTCGGGCACCTCGGCCCGGGTCTTCGGGACCTTCCTCACCTGGATGCAGGAGAAAGAAGACCCGGTGTTCGTGATCGCCACCGGAAACGACATCGCCAACCTTCCCCCCGAGCTCATGCGCAAGGGCCGCTTCGACGAGATCTTCTTCGTGGATCTGCCCAACTACGACGAGCGCCTGGAGATCTTCCGGGTGCACCTGGCCCGGGTGCGCCCGGTGATCCGCAACTACGACATCTCGCTCCTGGCGGGGGAGACCGAAGGGTTCAGCGGCGCCGAGATCGAGCAGGCCATCATCAACGCCATGTACAACGCCTTCGACGACGGGGAGCGGGAGTTCACCACCGAGGACATCCGCAAGGGAGCCCGGGAGGTGATCCCCATCGCCAAGCTCATGAGCGAGCGCATCGAGAAGCTGCGGGACTGGGCCGCCGAGCGCACTCGCCGGGCCAACAAGGACGTGCACTGA
- the radA gene encoding DNA repair protein RadA translates to MAKPRRVFECQQCGAQSPKWLGRCADCGGWGTLVETAVSAEPGAAARSAFAGLASSGGPIPLCQVQTEGEERSPTGIPEFDRVLGGGLVPGSAVLVGGDPGIGKSTLLLQVLQALSRAQGKTLYVSGEESARQIRMRADRLGGPEADLLVLAETDLSRILEAVEATRPAVVVVDSVQTLYSSEIGSAPGTVSQVREVSGRLVVWAKTRGMPVFLVGHVTKDGSLAGPRVLEHMVDTVLYFEGDRGHPYRILRAVKNRFGSTNEVGVFEMGEGGLAGVANPSALFLSERPAGAPGSAVVPALEGTRTLLAEVQALVSPCAYGSPQRTTSGVERTRVQILSALLERRLGLPLLSHDIFVKVSGGFQVSEPAADLAVVAALCSAVRDRPLPEKAVFFGEVGLAGEVRGVSRPEARLAEAARLGFRTAYGPRSSEPGKGAPRDIAFVPVGRLTDLRDALGM, encoded by the coding sequence ATGGCCAAGCCCCGGCGCGTCTTCGAGTGCCAGCAGTGCGGCGCCCAGTCCCCCAAGTGGCTCGGGCGCTGTGCCGACTGCGGGGGGTGGGGAACCCTCGTGGAGACGGCCGTCTCCGCCGAGCCGGGCGCCGCGGCTCGGAGCGCCTTCGCGGGCCTGGCGAGCTCCGGTGGACCCATTCCCCTGTGCCAGGTGCAGACCGAGGGGGAGGAGCGCTCCCCCACCGGCATCCCCGAGTTCGACCGGGTGCTGGGGGGCGGGCTCGTGCCGGGCTCCGCCGTTCTGGTGGGGGGTGACCCGGGCATCGGCAAGTCCACGCTGCTGCTCCAGGTGCTCCAGGCTCTCTCCCGTGCCCAGGGCAAGACCTTGTACGTCTCCGGTGAGGAGTCGGCCCGCCAGATCCGCATGCGGGCCGACCGCTTGGGCGGTCCCGAGGCCGACCTCCTGGTGCTCGCCGAGACGGATCTCTCGCGGATCCTCGAAGCCGTGGAGGCGACCCGGCCGGCGGTGGTGGTGGTGGACAGCGTGCAGACCCTCTACTCGTCCGAGATCGGCAGCGCCCCCGGCACCGTGAGCCAGGTGCGGGAGGTCTCGGGGCGGCTCGTGGTCTGGGCCAAGACCCGGGGGATGCCCGTCTTCCTCGTGGGCCACGTCACCAAGGACGGCTCCCTCGCCGGCCCGCGCGTGCTGGAGCACATGGTGGATACGGTGCTCTACTTCGAGGGCGATCGGGGCCACCCCTACCGCATCCTGCGGGCGGTCAAGAACCGCTTCGGCTCCACCAACGAGGTCGGGGTCTTCGAGATGGGGGAGGGGGGGCTCGCCGGGGTCGCCAACCCCTCGGCGCTCTTCCTCTCCGAGCGGCCTGCGGGCGCCCCGGGCTCTGCCGTGGTGCCGGCCCTGGAGGGCACCCGCACCCTGCTCGCCGAAGTGCAGGCGCTGGTGAGCCCCTGCGCCTACGGAAGCCCCCAACGCACCACCTCGGGGGTCGAGCGCACCCGGGTCCAGATCCTCTCGGCGCTCCTGGAACGCCGCCTGGGCCTGCCGCTCCTCTCCCACGACATCTTCGTCAAGGTCTCGGGAGGCTTCCAGGTGTCCGAGCCCGCCGCCGACCTGGCCGTGGTAGCGGCGCTGTGCTCGGCGGTGCGCGACCGTCCCCTGCCCGAGAAGGCGGTCTTCTTCGGCGAGGTGGGTCTGGCGGGAGAGGTTCGGGGCGTCTCCCGCCCCGAGGCGCGGCTGGCCGAGGCTGCACGCCTGGGCTTTCGCACGGCCTACGGCCCCCGCAGCTCCGAGCCCGGCAAGGGTGCGCCGCGGGACATCGCGTTCGTTCCCGTGGGCCGGCTGACCGACCTGCGCGACGCCCTGGGAATGTGA